The sequence below is a genomic window from Acetivibrio clariflavus DSM 19732.
ATAAAAAATCCCGTACTTTGGAATCACATTCCAAATCAACCCATCATTTTGAGAAATAATAATATCCATTATGTTTTTAAATTTATCTCCCATACCCTCGAAAGAGAACTCCGAACCTCTGAATTCGATAAGCTTTGGCGCAGTAAAAAAAGGTGTACTGACAGTCCCAATATAACCTTTATTGACCAGCAAAAACAGCATCAATGGCATTGCCATTAAAAACAGTATCACTCCGGAAATCAGATAGTATCTGTTAAACTTGAATTTCTTTATAATAACGAGATAAACCAACTGCAAGAAAATTGTTATTGCAGCAAATGGCCAATACAGCGCATAGCAGTAAAGACTCAGTCCATAGCTAATAGCAGAAAGAATAAGAAATTTCGGTTTCTCCACACCTATGCAAAAAAATAAAGTAGCAAAAAGCATAAAGTGTGGAGCCATATTACTTTCCAATCCCCAACGGGACATCATAAAATGCCAGGGATTAATTGCAAGAACAAACATGGAAACCAATGCGGCTTTGTTATCGGAAGTTACTTTTTTCACCAGAAAAAAACATGCTGCAAGTGCAATAGAGCCAAGTATTGCCTGAGGTATTCTGACACACCAAATATTGTTACCGAATAAAGCTATCCATGGAATCATAAGATATGATGCCAAAGCATTCATACCGCTACCCCACGTGGTCAGATATACAGGCAAATGATAACCGAAGGAATCTGCCCCTGTTCTCATCAGACATATCGCCTCATACCCGGCAAAAGCCTCGTCCTGATTTATTCCCGACGGAAATCTGTCAAGAAAAAGAATCCGAAGAAGACACCCTGCAAATAAAATCACTGAAAACAGTGCAATTTGAAACTTAGTCATATCTGAAAAACACGAAAAAATGGCTTCTTTAATATTTATTGCTTTTTTCTTTTTTATTTTCTCTTTATTTATGGTTTCTTTTTCTTTTTTATGAGTTTTTGCTTTAGTCATTATTAGCCTCCTAATTTCATTCTTGCCATCCCTAAGAATTATAGGATTATAATAGTATCAAAAATATATAGTCTTAGAGCACAAAACACAAGCCCTATACAGTATTGAATATACATAAGTACAACAACTATTATATAGCAAATTCTGAAATTATTCCAAGTAAATATTTTTTGTACAGCGCTAAATCTATAGAGTTTATCTCCCCATCTCTATTGACATCAGCTGCTTCTAAACCGTACTCATAATCGAAACTGTCAATTAATCCAAGCAGATATTTTTTCAACAATCCATAATCAATTGAGTTTATTTCTCCATTACCGTCTATGTCCCCTACTATGAAACTTTCATCGGGAGTCTTGGCATAATCGATAGAAAACGATATATTGTTCACTTTAGCTCTTCCATTACTTCTAAACCCCTCAACCATAAATGAAACGTCATTCATATCCCACATTCCCATACCCAAACTCTCCCAAGCTTTAAAGTGTTCAAGAACGGATATTGTCCCACTTGTTCTTTTCGAGGTCCGGATACTATAATACAAATAATGAGTAATTGTTCCGACTTGAATATTAGGTAGCTCATTATATTGATACCTGTAAATTTCATAGGTCAAACCATCAACATTTATCGTTCCCATAAACTCACTTCCTGATATTACCCAATTCACCGAATTTTCAATTATGTAGTATTCCAATATTTTATTCCGTGTAACATATTTCATTCCACATACACCTATGTATGCATGGTCATCTGCCTAAAAATCGCAATCATATTCAACTGTAATACTTTTAATTTCTTTGTAGCTTTTCTCTATATCAAGTTGCATACCTTTTCTAAAAAATGCATTATTTAAATCTCTCCACTCACAACTGAATCCACCTTCATCATCGATAGTCATAGTTGTATTTCCACGGTCTTTCCAGAGTTGATAGTAGCAGTCATCACTATATATGATTTGCGTTGACGTAATGACTTCTGAAGCTTGTACATTTACAGAACAAATAAAAATATTAATCAGAATAAAAAATAACCGCCTTTACCTTTTTCATGTCTATTAACTCCTCCTAATATAACTTGTCAAATATGTGCATTTCAAAAAATAGAGATGGGTGTTTTATTTAAGCAATAAAGTGACTTTAATAGTATTTGATAACTTGAAAGCGTTCAATCCCAAGAACTTTGTGATATAATAGTCGTATAGTTAACTCCAAAAAAAATGCCTTTTGTCGATATTATATCATAATTTTCTCCTATTTTTATTTATATTTATATAATTTTCATCGAAAAAAATAATTTCAAACTGAAAACAAAGCATTACAATTTGCTTATTTAATAAATATCCTCTCCAGCTATTTATGATTCAACCTCATCAAAAACAATACAAATAGTTATTTAATGTTTTTGGCTTTACATACAGAGTTATACTTCAACGTTTTGCTTCTCACCGCAAAAGGGACAATAATTATAGTTCTTTCTGACCTTTTTGCCACAAACATTGCACAAAGTAGACTTTGAAACAAATCTAGTTACAATAAGGTAAGCAATAAGACTTGACGGTACATTCAATAATCCGAAAAAGCCCCAAAGCCACTTGTTTTCTCCTCTTTTAGAAGCATCCCAGAATATCCAGCAGCCTTGTGCCAATAATATAATTATTAAAACAACCCATAAATATAGAGGTACATCCTTTATATCGTTCATTATTGCTCCTCCTCCATAAGTCTTTGTCTTATCATAAACGGAACCAATAAAGGCACACAAACCATAATAATAATCTGAGCCATTATGATTCTCTTACCGTACCCCATATATATAATTAAACCCAATACACTCAAAATCAGGCTCGATATGACAGCAAAGACTAACAAATCCTTAATGTTTTTTCTTCTTTCCATTATAATGCTTGATTTTCTAAAAGCTCTGCCAATTATTCTTTCATCAATTTCTATGTCGGTATCAAATAAAGTCATATTCTTTTTTATCAGTTCAAGTTCATTCCAATATTCTGTGCATTCACTGCAAGTATTAAGATGCCTCCGAATTTCCTCTGTCATTGACTTTTCTCCATAATATACATCCAAAAGGTCCTTTTGAATTTTTTTGTGCTCTAA
It includes:
- a CDS encoding zinc ribbon domain-containing protein, with the translated sequence MNDIKDVPLYLWVVLIIILLAQGCWIFWDASKRGENKWLWGFFGLLNVPSSLIAYLIVTRFVSKSTLCNVCGKKVRKNYNYCPFCGEKQNVEV
- a CDS encoding dockerin type I repeat-containing protein, with the protein product MVEGFRSNGRAKVNNISFSIDYAKTPDESFIVGDIDGNGEINSIDYGLLKKYLLGLIDSFDYEYGLEAADVNRDGEINSIDLALYKKYLLGIISEFAI
- a CDS encoding glycosyltransferase family 39 protein — its product is MTKAKTHKKEKETINKEKIKKKKAINIKEAIFSCFSDMTKFQIALFSVILFAGCLLRILFLDRFPSGINQDEAFAGYEAICLMRTGADSFGYHLPVYLTTWGSGMNALASYLMIPWIALFGNNIWCVRIPQAILGSIALAACFFLVKKVTSDNKAALVSMFVLAINPWHFMMSRWGLESNMAPHFMLFATLFFCIGVEKPKFLILSAISYGLSLYCYALYWPFAAITIFLQLVYLVIIKKFKFNRYYLISGVILFLMAMPLMLFLLVNKGYIGTVSTPFFTAPKLIEFRGSEFSFEGMGDKFKNIMDIIISQNDGLIWNVIPKYGIFYKFGLPFVALGLVYLIKEFIKKCRKKELSYEMFILIQIVVSFLIASMTYTNINRANYLFIPLTICMGLGIYSISTLFSKEVVKNNFLIVGLGIMLCFFCSFADYYFTDYAREIGYYFSYGVDDAIKFADTLDTEIFVTSSINYSKVMFLTAVDSKEYRDTVQYKNYPSMYLDIYGYGKYHFVDQGYEINPNYVYVVNKGEADMFSRLGFETKDFGNYTVCYFDLENGGILLGHWSY